From one Brachypodium distachyon strain Bd21 chromosome 4, Brachypodium_distachyon_v3.0, whole genome shotgun sequence genomic stretch:
- the LOC112272541 gene encoding uncharacterized protein LOC112272541, with product MRIIQIDIALDRYVSAEEDRKMQTADVEQQQALLTSPPALVAGAVADGDLEAARRREQRYHYYLQQKRFFLGFVATLIVLLYGFLGVLAVRWFEGWARVLAVGASIFLTVVCESFFFCCGMKI from the exons ATGCGTATCATCCAGATCGATATCGCCCTCGATAGATACGTGTCGGCAGAAGAGGACCGGAAGATGCAGACGGCGGAcgtggagcagcagcaggcactactgacatcgccgccggcgctggtCGCCGGAGCTGTGGCAGATGGCGACCTTGAggcggcccgccgccgcgagcaACGCTACCATTATTATCTCCAGCAGAAACGATTCTTTCTG GGCTTCGTGGCGACGCTTATCGTGCTGCTCTACGGGTTCTTAGGTGTGTTGGCAGTGAGGTGGTTCGAAGGATGGGCACGTGTCCTGGCAGTAGGGGCGTCAATCTTTTTGACAGTCGTTTGTgaatctttctttttctgctgtGGCATGAAAATTTGA